Below is a window of Dietzia timorensis DNA.
TCGTGGAGCTTGATGACACCCGATTCGTCGGACAGCGGCAGCTGGATATTGTCCTCGGCCTCGATCCCGGCGAGGAGCTGGCGCGAGCGGGAAATCTCGGAGTCGAGCTCCGCGCCGAACAGCAGTGCGAGGTTTGCGATCCACAGCATCAACAGGAACATGATGATGCCGGCGAGGGATCCGTAGGTCTGGTTGTAGTTACCGAAGTTCGACAGGTAGAAACCGAAGCCCATGATCGCGACGCCGAGCACGACGAGCGCCGTGATGCCGCCGAGGGAGAGGATCTGGAACTTGGCGCGCTGCACGTTGGGAGTGAGCTGGTACAGGATCGCCAGGACGAAGACGAAGATCACCAGCAGCGCCGGGTACTTGATCCAGTTCCACACCGTCAGTGCTTCCTCGCCGAGGCCGATCTGGTCGAAGATCGTCTCGGCGACGCCGCCCGACAATGCGAGCATGAGCGCTGCCGCCGCGACGAGAACGAGCATGAGCGCCGTAATGGCGAACAGGATCGGGCGCAGCTTCCACACCGGGCGCCCCTCTCGGACCTGATAGATCTGGTTGAGCACGCGGCTGAACGCGCCGACGTAGCCCGACGCCGACCACAACGAACCGGCGAGACCGATGATCAGGGCGAGTCCGGCGGCCGGCGTGTTGACCAACTGTGCGATCGGCTCCTCGATGAAGGCCAT
It encodes the following:
- a CDS encoding YihY/virulence factor BrkB family protein encodes the protein MNNSEAPFEDETLSRPSIEYLKETLPKRKRVSKELRRRGTLMAYKRALAKFGSDGCTDFAAALTYYAVLAMFPALIALVSLLGVFGQGQETIDTIMSMMEESVPEETMAFIEEPIAQLVNTPAAGLALIIGLAGSLWSASGYVGAFSRVLNQIYQVREGRPVWKLRPILFAITALMLVLVAAAALMLALSGGVAETIFDQIGLGEEALTVWNWIKYPALLVIFVFVLAILYQLTPNVQRAKFQILSLGGITALVVLGVAIMGFGFYLSNFGNYNQTYGSLAGIIMFLLMLWIANLALLFGAELDSEISRSRQLLAGIEAEDNIQLPLSDESGVIKLHEKESKMVREAAELRRDVWQEQARH